One Mugil cephalus isolate CIBA_MC_2020 chromosome 17, CIBA_Mcephalus_1.1, whole genome shotgun sequence genomic window, TAGACAAATGCACTTATGCACTTATTACAATTCTCTCTATTTCCAAGGGAAATGTACATACCCAAGTTCACAATAGTACTGTTGTATTTTTGAATTGTGAGTGGGAAGAATATTCATcacgtttgttttgttttgtccctttCATGTCCGTCGCTCCTCTGCCCTCTCTGTTGCTCGCTCCGGCGAATCCGAGTCGCGCGCCAAACTTCACTGTGTCTTCATCTGAAATCGCTTTCTCTCAGGCCCTTTTCAAGTTTGCGCCCTCAGCCGCGGTTAATGAGGAGAGAAGTcgtcaaaacacaaacaaaatatctGCATACACTTTAATCAGAGAGACGCGCCGTGATTTATACGTTTCCTGAAAAGTTCCGTGTTGGTGAAAACTGTCCCTAAGCAATATCGTAACCTACTCCCtctaggaaaaaaaagggaaataatgAATGGAAACTGGGGCAGAGGTGTTCCAGAGGGATCCAAGTCTCAAATAAGTATAACGAGTATCCTGTTGCCCAAAGGAAATATATGAGGGATAGGAGAAAATGTCTGTGGGTACGCCGCGTGTGTGTGATATCTGTGATGAAACTTGGATGTAGTCGTGCTGTATTTGACTTTCATTATGATCACAGTGCGGAGATGCACTTGAGAGTTTAATAGGTCTCTGTAAACTTTTAAACTTAGCATAGTTATAGCGAGTGTTTCAAGGTAGGAAGTGGGAATTTCTGTATTACTCAGTTAAATTGGTTTGACCCAACTAATTCTATTGGTTAGCTCCTGCTAAGTAACCAGGTATTCTTGCTtgggtttaaatggaaatgtcaaGTTTGTTTAAGTGGGATTGTATTAtccagagtaaaaaaaaaaaaaaaaaagtgtataccCTGTTTTGGATATTATAGTTGCTTTACCTTTGTGTCACAGGTTCCAGAAGCTGTTGTATTGCTCTCGTCACAGCCACCAGAGTCCATTGATGAAAAAAGCTATTTTACGTCTTGGAACAACAAAGTTGTTGGTCTAACGCTGCTATCgattggtttggtttgtttgtgtcattgtgtggCTTCGGTGTGCTGACACATTCGTTTGGATCTGAATTAAAACGTCACTCAGCAGCTGACAAacaactttcattttctgtgaggTAAAATTACCGTTCGGGTCAATGGACTCTGGTGGCTTTGAAAGAGAGAGCTATTTCTTACTAGATCTTAAATCCAGAAGAGCTGGTTCGACCCAATCCCGGTCTGCAGTGGGAATTTGGAATACCTAGTATGATCGGCCATGGCGCTAAATTCATTTTGAGCTATGGCTAAACTTCTGCTGCTCTCCATCATCGATCTTTGGTGCCGCCACGATGAACGACGGAGCTGCGTTCACACCATTAACCCAAAGACTGAAATCTATTACTAAAACCTTCAACTGAATGGTGCTGCTTTTCCATTTGATCAGTAGTTCACCGTCTCACTGTCAGCCGATCGTCAGCTTCATTACAGAGATAAAAATGGTCCGTGTGAACATCTGCAGCATATTTTATACAAAATGACATGGAGTATTGCGATTTTCATTAACAAAACATTCTTTAATCACATTTATCTTTGTTGTAGTCCAAAAGCACGAGCTCTGAACCCACCAGGGTCTCAAGTGTATGCAACGTGTTTCGCTCACACTCCCAACCAACCCTGCGGGACACATTTATCCGCTGTCAAATTTCTTGTAGCAGAGCTCCGCCATTAAATATTAGAAAGCTAAAATAAGTCTGCCTCAGAGTGACAGCGTTTCAAAAATGCGGTGCCGTGCTTCCCCTTATAACCCACGGCTGAGACtacatattaaacacacacGCGTCTGTGGTgattctgctgcttttttttttcctccttctttttttttatattccagAAGCAGAGGCCTTTTATCAGAATGACAGTGGGTTTCTGGAAAGGGTCTGGGCGTGTGATGCCAGGCAGTTGGCAGAGCCGAGACGTTCCCCCTGCTGTTGCCACGGTGGCAGGCAgacggggagagaaagagagagagagagagagagagagagagaggcagactCAGCCTGACATATGCTGGCTTAGAGGAGACGAGAGCTCTGCGCTGAGCCTCAAACTGCTGgtgctgtgtgctgttgtgtggCTGGGAGGCTGCTGTGTGTGAGGATAGCCGGGGCGCTGTGCTGGGTGATTTTCAGCCCTGCCTTTGACTAGGCAAAGCAGCTTATGTAAGATTTTGGGTCCTTGGCGAGATCAAGCAAACAGCCTCCAAGGCCCTTCAGAGCTCGGGCTGATAAACGTGTTGCCGAACAGTGGCCCACACTGGAGAACTTAAGCATCAGCGGTGCATGCATTAGCCTGCGTCGGTGCAAACCACGCGGGGCTATGAGGAAGGGCTAGCGTAAAGAGCCACCTCTGAGgcgcgcctcctcctcctcctcccccgcgGAGCGTTCACCTAATCTGCGGCGAGGACGCTTCTCTCTCGAGTCGCGGCGCGAACGAACAATTTCAAACAGCAAATTGAGATCAGAGCCAGAAGTCACCCGGGGTGGCAGGAAAGAgaaaatcttcaaaaaaaaaaaaaagatttgcagAGAAAGAGAACGTGCGGCTTCGGTCGAATACAAAGCTCCGGCTTCAGGTGGGAACTGTGTTTGCAGAAATCATCGTCATGGGAAGgggtaataacaataattttcTAAACCGTGGATGAAATCTCTCGCCGCTGTATTGGCGGGGTCAAGTTTGTGTCAGAGTGAGAATCATTTTCAATCAATGaagcgtcttttttttttttatcaacccTTTCAGTGAGTTTTGTATGAGCAGGTATGAACACAGTCTTTCAAGGCCTCCTTTTGCAAAGTGTTTTTCCCTTGAGGCTTAGTGTAGTGGGCGCTCTATGCAGGATCCCTCTGGCTGACGTACACTTGCGCCGCGTGCGTGTGATTCCCCCCTCACTTGAAAACTGCAGCGACCTTGCGTTTTTTTTCCGCGACAAACCCAAACCTCGCCAAAGCCCCCCGCCCCCAGCGACGGAAACTTTTAATTTCACGAGGGCAGCAGTTAACTCCAAGTGCCATCTTTTTGACATACATCACCTTCCTTCGTCTTGCTTTCTCTAATCCAGCCCCTCTCCCACGTCCAGTCACGCTCTTCTCCCTACGCGTCCTACATTCTGTGGCCTCACTTCCTTGGTGCGACTGTGTACCCGCTTTTAAAACCCACgatgtgaaatatttcaagGGGACTTTTTCGTAAACCGCGGCGTGGAGCGAGCATCGGACTGGTCCAACACTTCCTTGAACTTGGAATGTGAAAAACAACTCTATAATTACTAGATACAATGAAAAAGGTAGTTGTTTAGCTAAAACTATTTTCATCTCTTGTATATCATATCTATAGTGAGGATGAATATAATGccaaatattcattatttgtaaagaaatatatatagagaaatatataaatatataatatatgcttCATTGAAACTATTTTCTGCTCTTGCTCATGTTTCGTTGTCATTTTTACTTGGTTGTTTTATAAGCTGATATGATGGCATGCGAAACACTGATTCTGAATGTAggcttatttattgttttttttttaaatgtcattattattttaatggttCGACTCTGTCTCACTGACGTATTTATTTAAGTCGATCACATTTATCAGTGTGTCTCCTTTCAGTGCAAGTTGCCgcatcatttgtttctttttctttgactaTTTGAGTATTTTGCAACGACCTATGCGTTTCTCTATATTCTTTCCTAGCCGAGCTATTGCAGGACTTTGCCTCTTCGAGTAGTTTGTCCATCGCTTCGGTCATCCATTGTAAATAGTTCTGCAATTAAATTTTTGGAGAAAAAACTTTGGGAAAGTTTGTCTGTGTGGTGCCTGTTTATTTTGAGATAACTGTTGATGTAAAATGTGCATCCTGATATCAACGGGAATCCCATCGGTATGATTCTCGCTCACAGGTCGGACTGGCTCAGCGAATTCATCAAAACCGTTCTTGACATTTCGTGCGTTTCATATCTGCGTATGGACCGCTGACCAAAATAGCAACGAGATAAAGATGACGTGCGCTTCTGAATCATCTGTCAAAGAGACCGTTGCATTTCCTTTTAACTGTTTGTGATTAGGAGCGTTAGGGAGGTCAGCAGTGGTGCAGCATTTGTATCATGATAGACTAATATGACTGAGGGAGCAAGGTTTTTATCAGTATATTGTCAACTTACTGAAATTCTTAACATCACATAAGATTCATTAGTATCCAGCGGTTGCAGATCAATGCATGTTTCTGATAACTGTCAAAGACACGTGCATGCTAAGTTAAAGTTCAGGTATTTCAGGGCccatgtaaaaacaacagtagatCCATTCCCACGATGCTGACTCCTCTAAAAACGAGGCCTGCATTTCCACCCCGTAAGTCTGCAACATTAATACAACTGCTACATTACATGAGGACTCTGCGTCATCAAATTCCAAATGATTAAAAGACCTTACAGTGGCCCCAAACAAATGTTGACTCCAAGTAGATAAGTGCTGGGAATTAGCTACATGCCATGGGCTGGGGAAACATGTGAAGATGTAATTTGTAGCAAAATGGTCAGCATACTGAAACAAGTTTTAAATAATGCAACATTTTGCCATCAAACTAACAGGAATCTCAGCATTCAGACATTAGCCTGATATCGGTTAAAAGGGATTAGTTGCATATGTTTTTGTAGATCTCTAAAGAATTAAAGTGAAAAATTAATCAGGCTTCTACCTACCGTTCATTAACTGGTTATGTACACACGAGGCAACTTGGACCCATCCCAAATAAACGATGCAATGTTGCCCCCTGCTGGATAGAGACGGACATTCATAAAATATTAACGTACCACATACTGCATTtggatttttacttttgtttcagGATTGGTGTCATTGCGCGTTTGGGACCGCAAATCGTTTCAGAGAAAATCCGAGTAGcacaaaaaagtatttttttcttaatagtGTACAGCAATAGGTCAACACGGATTGtgtaaggagaaaaaaaggtaaCAACTGTATGACATGTACGACAGTGTTGATTTAGCGCTTAAATTTGCATTCCACGCCTTGTGTTTGCTCTGTGGTGTTACATCTCGTTTTTAAGATAtgatagcaaaaaaaaaaaaaaaaaatagagaacaTGCACCTAACCACTAACATGTGGTTGACGTTGACCAATAGGATTTTGTCTCTGAGCAGCGTTGACCAATGGGAACCTCCGGTTCAAAGGGGGCTTGACTTCCGGTTTGAATGTCACATGACCAAATTGGAGTCGTGTGATGCGAGTTTTCCTGTTGTAGTGAAATTAGGCTGAGACACGGAGGTCCGAGCAGCCAGATATTTCCATGTGTTACCGGGACGTTAAGATAGTCGGTTTGTGGTGAGTGAACTGCTCTGAAACGTTTAATACGATGTTAACTTGCGTCGGTaacgtatttgttttgtttactctATAGGCTGCTATTAGAGTGTGACACATAGTGTtgctaaataactaaatgtaaaaatatgctTATTCCTACCCAAGCAACCACAATAAGTTGTGGGTCAGTTACAGCTGCACAGCTTTTAAAGAATGTTTATGCCAagtttcacttaaaaaaaagtcgTCTGTCTTTACTCGCCTCGGTGAGACATACCTGATTGATTACGGGCTACTTACTGCAATATAAAGCACCGAGGTTAAGTGTGGAGAATTCATAGATTCGGAGACGAGCTTTGTGTATTAGTGGTGTTGTCTATCTTTTCTTTGTGATCGTTTTGCAGGTGATCCACCCATCATGCTTGTACCAGCTGCTGCTCGCTGTCCCTCTTTCAGGTGAACCTCGCCCATCTTAGGTCcagcatccccccccccccagcaccATGACTTCTGAGCAGCAGCCCAGCGCTCAGTACTTCCAGTGGGACTATCGCCTCCAGCTGATCGGCCTCGGATTTGGCTTCTACGCTGCAATATTTCTCCTCTCCCACCTCCTGTCTGCGGCCCTGTGCCGCACATACCAGTCCCTGCTGGCTAAGGAGAAGGTTTTCTGGAACCTGGCAGCCACCCGGGCAGTGTTTGGCATCCAGGGCAGCGTGGCCGGACTGCGGGCCCTGACTGTGGACTCCGCCATCAACGCGGACAAAGTGAGGGGCCAAGAGGACTGGTCCTGGTTTACGGTCCTCACAGCTACGGGCTTTTTTGCGTTTGAGAATGTAGCGCTCCACGCCTCCAGCTTGGTGTTTTGGTCTTTTGACCCCCCGCTGGCGATACACCACTTCTTCGCCGTGGCAGGGTACACAGGGACGCTGGTGTGGGACTCCCAGGGCCACTACCTGCCGTTGATCACGCTCCTGCTGGAGATGAGTACGCCGTTCACCTGTATATCCTGGATGTTACTGAAGGTGAGGGCCTCATACCATTCACCTCGTATCACCTTACGTACTGAACCATAACGTGCATGCAGTGTTTATACTGATTGTAGTTGTTTCCTGAAGCCTGCCTGCGATCAGGGCAGCGATCTTATCAGCTCCTCACAGTATTTTCACATCCCATTTTGTTGATTTCAAAGGTTATTGCCCTGTAGTCTAACAGTTAAAGGAAGTGTaagcatgtttctgtgtgtctaAAGGTGATTATTCTCAGAAAGAGGAAGTTAGCTGAATAAAGACTGAGCTTCACTTGAACTTTCTCTTTCAAATATTCAACATGCATTTGCACAAGTTTCAAGAATATTCATTTTCTATGTCCGTCCTTCTCCTTTCCTCGACAGGCCGGCTGGGCGCGCACCCTGTTCTGGAAAGCCAACCAGTGGGTGATGATCCACATGTTCCACTGTCGCATGGTGCTCACCTACTACATGTGGTGGGTAACCCTCACCCACTGGGGAGAACTCTGCACCTATGTCGCCCGACCCCCCCTCATAATGTTCGTCCTCGGCCTGGCTCTGCTCACGTTCATCATCAACCCCATCTGGACGCAGAAGAAGACCATGCAGCTGCTAAATCCTGTGGACTGGAACTTTGGGAACAAGCCGACACCGGTGAACGGCGCTAAGAAGGGTCAGTCCGAGGTTTCTGGGAAACCCCATGCCAGCTAAGGAGTGTGGAAAAGCTCCTATCTTTTCTGAATGGACGTGACCTTTGGTGTGATCATGGTAGGACTGATggtttaggttttatttttattaacagactgtgttgcttttgtttaaagTGCGAGACAAGTAGACGTTactgatgtaaaatgtttgatCATCTGCTACTGTCACAGCACATGTTACAAGAGAGTCTCTCGTTGgactctttctctcctttcagacaggtttgttttgttgttgattttcaTCAGCTCATATTATTCTACGTCTGGTTGGCTTCTAATGAAGGGATGTGCCTTTGCAGGGCGTTGGAATGAAGCCCTGCCTGTTTCAATTGCCTGTGaacaacagtaaacacaacagtAAAACCATTAAGTTTAATAGGTCTTCCGTGGGGTCATCACTGTATGTCCACAGTATTAAGTAATACTTTAGTAGTTAACTCTGTCTTCCTGCAGCGGCTTCTGTAGGTTCATTTCTATAGTCAGAAATGGCTGACATATTGTTTGCCTATGGATACAACATGTCTTAGGCGGGAGAGAGTGTTTCCCTTTTTGGAGTGCTGATCATTCAGTAGTAAAGTCACGAGTGGTAAAGTCAGACTGAAGTTTTATGACACACAAGATGAATTTAGGGCAAAGGAGGAAACGCTGTAAAATGTGATTATGTTTAAAGAACGAGCTCCTGTAGGCCGATCATTAGATCGTTTAGATAACAAGTGGACGGTTTGAACTGTTAATTCATGAGTCACAGTTTTCCACGAACAGAGAGGGAACCATTTATTACATTTGTGGCACAACAAAATCGTCTTTATTGTCGGAAGAAAGCTCAGGAATGGTCCACGCCACAAAGGCCTCATTGTCCAAATTGAGATGCGTGAGgtgaagtgaaactgaaacatttgtTGACACATGAGTTAAATTCCAACCATGATACATTTTTTCAGTATGTAGGAAGACTAACTTAAAGTGGAAAAGCTTtactaaaatgtatttgtacttGTTAAATTTGTCGAGAGGTTTGTGTTTTCAACAACGGCCTCATTGTACTGaaagtttgtgtgttgtcagcCTTCTGGCATAGGAAGTATTCTGTCACTATCTCACACTCTCAGATCTCTCACTGTGTTGACATTACTCATTTAATATGTAAACAGTCTCTCGGTGTTGATGacatttttcattgttattttttagtattaaaATATGGATAAATTTTACATGATGAAGATGCAAAGACTGCTGAGttgaagctattttttttttttttaatcacagagCATTTCATGACTTCACAGACTTAAAATTCATAAATGTCTGTACGTGGAGGCTTTTCAGACCGgtatttaacataaaaataactatttttactatttatttttcacccaGCTGTATTTGATATCACTTAAAGATTTGCtacagaaattattttgtcaaagatCGTTAGATTCATACTTTTCAATTATTGAGACAGCACAAAAATACCATTAATAGTGCTACTAATTCCAGTGGCATGTATGAACcattttgttaatgtgtgttttttgttaacGCAGTCATTTTTAGCTTGTGTGAGTCACAACTTGAAGTGTTTTCTCACATATAAGCACGTCCCTTGGTTTTGTTGATGCTCATGACTGCCTGTAGGTGGCAGAGTAAGAATAATTATGTCTTGCATCACTgagtttaagttttttttttaactttgaggttgattctttttttctctcaaaaaaCATACAAGGCCCATTTCATGGTATTATATTACAGATATGCCTGTTTCTAAATTAAATGTTGGTTTCTATTTTAATACAGCAATAAACAATGATATGATATAAAATGCTGTAAgcattatttttgtgtttgtgtgcaaagtGTGAGTAGAAAAGTGCTTTTATAGAGAAAATTTGAAATAGTTTAGAGTAGTTAAACAAGTGTTGATGTGCAAATGTGACCTCAGAAAGGCACAGGTGGGGTTCTGTATCACTGTGTTACAGGTGAAACTATTGGGAGACATAGTGAGTCCTTAAATTTGCTTGAAAACTGCAGCTCAACAGGGACATGAATGACTTATCTGATCTCTGCGTGTCTATTTTCTGTTCTATCCCCTCCTTTGGCtagaaaacaaacccaaaaagagaaaactagTAGTTCAGTCGGTTCATTATTGGTGTTTCAAGAAGAAGTGACGCGAAGAATCACGAACTTCACATAAACAGACTTAACCTGAAATTTATATCCAGGTTTAAAGGGAAAATACGTGGAGCTTTAACCCAACATCTTCTCTGGCCAGCTGTTCGCGAAGCCACCTCATGCGTCACGTGGCCGCTTTGCTGGGACTCCTATGCCTGATCCATACTACCGGAGAAGACGGTGGGAGTTTGATTGACGTcccccgcagccaatcagagctcggCTTAGTCCACCGGTTGGCCAATCAGCTCCTGGGACGAGGTAAAGGGTTTTCCAGGGATGGAATCAACTTGCTTTGCTACGAAGAGATTTTGAAAAAGGGCGAAAAGTGGACGTGTTTTGATGTGTTGTAAGTTGGCCTGAAGTCGGAAATGTGTCACGCTTAACTCTTGCTCCGTGTTACAGCGAAAGGACACGTTAATTCGTCTGGGACAGAGTCATAAAATGGTGAGTTTAGGACATTTTTCTCAAGTTTCCAGCAAAGTTTTAAATACACGTCTGCCTCGCAAACTGTTACATCAAGTGAGTAACAACATTAggttaataaatatttaattggaAAACATGTGAAACGTTGGTTTTGTGTGCAATGGTGACtcaattgcattttttttcctgaattaaaACAGTGCAGTGGGAGATGGCTATAACGTGGCGCCTTAGCTAACATTGCAGAGTTGCCAGCAGTTTGTCAGCTACCTGCTGTAACACAGTCACTGTTTATTTCTAAGACAAATACTCGCCTCTAATCTCGGTGTTCGCTGATATTTAAACTCATTTTGTCTCGGCTAAATCTTTTCTCCATTGTTTCTTTGACACACTAACGTTACCACGCATACTTCCATCTGGCTTCTTCAGACTTGttctgtttgtcatttaacatgttgaaatgtctctgtgttgaggacttgaaggctttctGGACACCCTGTCTATTATCATTGCATTTTTTAGAACTGATTAGACATCATATAACACAACCATAGTGTTattgttgtcattgttattgttattatttctaaattacatagaaataataaaatactagCATTCCCCTCCCTGACCTTTCCTAAATGACCACACAGTAATTTCTAAGTATGGTGatttttactgtttactgtcatttcatcatattttttaaatttttttattgaaatctaTCACTTCCTCTTTGTATATGTATATCCTTTGCCCTCTGCACCTTAATCAACTTCTGTCGTCTTGAAGGTGCTTTATAAACAAAGCTTGAGTTGAGTTCCCCTGTGCTTGTCACTTACTTAAAATCATTAGTAACTGAGAAGGTTTTCCTTTTCTGCTGCAGTCCACCACAAATTCAAGTAGTCATGCATAGCATTCCTCAGTGAAAGCAGTGCACAGCTTCACTCAGCTGGAAGATTGGCCTAAGCAGGTAGTGAAAAGCataatttaaaagttttcctCAGTGATTGCCTGTCCGCAACACCACGGTCAAGTTGCCGACGGAAtctgttgtgcttttttctgAACCTCAAAGTGACGGCCTAAATTAAAAGAGCGCTTCGATCTGCGTTTGTATTGTCCCGTCATGTGCATGTCCATGTCCAGTCCACTCGACGAGCACAAGGGTGAGCTGCAACGTTTAGGGGCTCACGCTCAACTCGCAGGCTCGCGCACTGAAAACCAAAGTCTCCAGTGGTAATTTGTTTAGCAAATAGCCAGGGCGGCCTGGCTGCAAACACGGATGCTAAATACCTCCGCCTTCCGTAAAAACATCTAGACATGGCCGTGCCGGTCATTTTGTTCCTTGCTCTGATTGACTGTAGTTGCGTCTTGCAAGAACATGTTTAAGGCCCTGTTCAGTCCTGTTATTTGAATGTGTCCTGAGTGATCGGACGACAAGTaaccagttaaaaaaataattaaaaaacaaacacctgaaaACACCTGAAGCTCAGTTCGCACTCTGTATGCTTAAACCTTTGTACATCAGGATACATCTGGAATACATAGTCCTGCATCCTAACCATGACCAGCGCTCTTTGTTGTTTCTGCTTTCCAACACTGGGATGTGTTAATAATCATTTAGCTATTCATCTCCTCCCAGATGTGGTCCGAGTGATTAGATCTCAAATGTGTCCTCAGTGCGTCCTgagtgtgttcacacctgtactttaagtTGGTCAGTTGCAGTTGGGTTGCTCAGGACACACGCTAAGATAAGGTCTGAATGAGACGGCATATTAGCAACTTATCACGATGAAAACAGAGGGTGTAGCCAAAGCGTCTTCTTCTGTAATTGATACAGTCTGTGAACACAGATGCATCTCACCAGAGAAATACCAGGAATTGCTAATTTACTGAGTAATTGTGACCTGGCAGCAGTGGCTCGTGGACATGCTGTCTGTTTACCATTGCTGAGTGCTCGGTGGTTGAGCAGAGGAGCATACCATTCATTCTTAGAAAGGCAGTTATGGATTCACTGTCCACCCACCACCTGGCCACTGACCCACTGTGAAAATCCATGGATTAGCAACATACTTCAGCAACATCTGGGAAAGAAGGCGCACCGCTCTTCGGTGGGTGGATGTGTGAAATCACAGACCACTTGATGAGCAGCTGGGAACAAGTGTAAATTTAGAGCAAGAAGATATTAATTCAGTGACATATGATGTGCACTTTAGATCACACCATCACCAAGATACCGTATCCTGTTATTTAGGCACCGTAGGCACTCCTTTCTCTGAGTTGAGCCCTGAGTGAGGACTTTATGAATCACATTCTTAGCTTTTCAAGAATGAGTCATGCTAAGGGTCGGTGGCAATCTTGGCTTCGGAATCTGTCTCCACCCTTTTGAAGTCCGTTCAAGGATGAGTCGCTGACAATCAAGACTTCAGTGGTTTCCTGTGGTCATTTATTGTAATCTGATTGAGTTGCTCCATTCATATTAAAATTCCTTTAGAGCTTAAATCCAGCCAGTCAACAAAAGCCCTTTGGAGCAGCCACTTAGCCGCTGAGCCGCTGCTCGCCACACACTAAATAGTGCTCTTCTGGTGACATGTTGGCTTCTCAAAGCTTTGGTGTGGCTCGCTGGGTGGGTGGAGACCAGTTAGGGGTGACAGCCAAGACTGCGCAGCCTCTGTTTTGAAATGGACACCACGTTTGAAATATTATGCAGCACTAGTCTATCATTTTGGCCCATGTTTCCCAAGCTTGGGGAGCCGTGTCAGTAGTTCAcctcttttattaaaaacacaattcGCCTCCAAGTAAAATGGTTGTAAATTGTGTTCTATTAATTTGGATATATGTGGCTGAATGACAACATACAATATGGAGTACACTTTGGTAGCTCAGTATGAGCCACATTCACTTTGGAAACATGGTCTCAGCGGTGCGCTTGTCCAATCGAACACACCAGATAAAACTCCTAGGGGCCTGATTATTGAAGCGTATTCCTTTTAACCGACAGTCATTATGTAATTAACACTGGTAGCTGATAGGATTCATCTTCTGGTTTGGGtgcttgttctgttttttgatGGAATGTAAATTAATGCAAGGAGGTGTAAACACTGATCCACAAATCTTGCCAcggggaaaaattaaaatttgctTGCCTAGCAGTGATTTATAATCATATTTGTTTCTATGAGTATGTTTTCAATTTGTCTTTGTGCTGATGGTCTCAAATGTCTCCTTGGCAGCAGTCGATATTCTTCCTTTCGAAAGTCAACTATCTTGCGCCTGTTTGTGAGTTTCCCCCTCCCATCCGATTTGAGGTCACGGTTTTGTGAAGTGTGGTGTGTTGTCAAGGCTGGCTGGCCCAGATACTGTGTGCTGTGAAAGTTGCATGGCTGATCCTGTGTGAACCCCAGGCCTTCAGAGTTAAGATTTCAGAAAAGGACTGTCCTACCTGGCTTTACTTTGTCAAGATGCAGTTCACAAAGGACAAAGGTTGTCAAGGCCGGTTAGCTCAGCGTGTTTTAGATAAAGCCCAGGATGGAGTTTTAATTTCTGCATTGGCCACACATCTTTTTAGAAGATGGCATGTAATCACACTGACAATCTGAACGTAACAcagacaataaagaaatattctTCACTCCTTACATATAAACTAGGCAGCAGGAGAAGGTCTTTTCATCAACGTGTTATGTGTCTAAACAGCTTTTTAGTATGCTGCAAGGTGCTGCCCTGTCCTCCTCTTAACATCCCCTCAAATACATTACAGTACTTTGTCAAGCCTGCTCGTCCACTCTTTGCGGGCCTGGGATCTTCTGTTTTTGGACACGGCCCGATTACTGTAATCCTGGCAGAAGGACTCACTGCCCAGTAACACAGCCACCCAAAGAGCTTCCAAAGCCAAAGACAGACACTCACAGCAGACTACAcgtctctccccctctcctcgcCCTCTCCTCCAGGCTTTTGTTTATGACTTTCAGCATGTTTGTGGAATGCCACTTGTCAG contains:
- the cln8 gene encoding protein CLN8 yields the protein MTSEQQPSAQYFQWDYRLQLIGLGFGFYAAIFLLSHLLSAALCRTYQSLLAKEKVFWNLAATRAVFGIQGSVAGLRALTVDSAINADKVRGQEDWSWFTVLTATGFFAFENVALHASSLVFWSFDPPLAIHHFFAVAGYTGTLVWDSQGHYLPLITLLLEMSTPFTCISWMLLKAGWARTLFWKANQWVMIHMFHCRMVLTYYMWWVTLTHWGELCTYVARPPLIMFVLGLALLTFIINPIWTQKKTMQLLNPVDWNFGNKPTPVNGAKKGQSEVSGKPHAS